The Tripterygium wilfordii isolate XIE 37 chromosome 4, ASM1340144v1, whole genome shotgun sequence genome has a window encoding:
- the LOC119997487 gene encoding uncharacterized protein LOC119997487: protein MSLSRTSSMLRQRLLPSLRTRGGSQTSGHSRWTSPGHEERPKGYLFNRTPPPPGKSREWEDWELPCYIASFGTIVILGVGLNAKPDLTIETWAHKKALERLQMEDAAASTESD from the coding sequence ATGTCTCTGAGCAGGACCTCCAGCATGCTCCGTCAGCGCCTCTTGCCGTCTCTACGTACCCGCGGAGGCTCCCAGACGTCTGGACACAGCCGGTGGACTTCCCCCGGCCACGAGGAGCGGCCCAAAGGGTACCTCTTCAACCGAACCCCGCCACCACCGGGAAAATCGCGTGAGTGGGAGGACTGGGAACTGCCTTGCTACATCGCCAGCTTCGGCACCATTGTCATTCTTGGTGTTGGACTGAACGCCAAGCCCGATCTCACAATCGAGACCTGGGCCCACAAGAAGGCCCTCGAGCGTCTTCAGATGGAGGACGCTGCGGCTTCTACTGAATCTGACTGA